The Lycium barbarum isolate Lr01 chromosome 9, ASM1917538v2, whole genome shotgun sequence genome has a segment encoding these proteins:
- the LOC132611166 gene encoding superoxide dismutase [Fe], chloroplastic, which translates to MAATPSATLPSTFLPCPGFRESCRTLNWRTHKKQLVRKAGAVKVRAKFELEPPPYPMNALEPHMSRTTFEYHWGKHHRAYVDNLNKQIVGTELDDLTLEDIILVTYNRGDLLPPFNNAAQAWNHQFFWESMKPGGGGKPSGELLELINRDFGSFEAFVKEFKTAAATQFGSGWAWLAYKANRLDVGNASNPHPSDEDKKLVIVKTANAVNPLVWDYSPLLTIDVWEHAYHLDFRSRRAEYISIFMEKLVSWEAVSSRLEAAKAQAAEREKEEERKRREEEEEYQAGDEVREMYVESTDSEAE; encoded by the exons ATGGCCGCCACACCTTCTGCTACTCTCCCCTCTACATTTCTTCCTTGTCCAG GCTTTCGTGAGTCATGTCGAACCTTAAATTGGAGAACCCACAAG AAACAGTTGGTGAGAAAAGCTGGTGCTGTTAAAGTTAGAGCTAAATTTGAGCTGGAACCTCCACCTTATCCCATG AATGCTCTGGAGCCTCATATGAGCCGCACTACATTTGAATACCACTGGGGGAAGCATCACAGGGCTTATGTCGACAACCTAAACAAGCAAATAGTCGGAACAGAACTGGACGACTTGACGCTAGAGGACATAATACTTGTTACGTATAACAGAGGCGATCTCCTTCCACCATTCAACAACGCTGCACAG GCTTGGAATCATCAATTCTTCTGGGAGTCTATGAAGCCTGGTGGAGGAGGAAAGCCATCTGGTGAACTATTAGAATTAATCAACAGAGATTTCGGCTCCTTTGAAGcatttgttaaagaatttaaGACGGCTGCAGCAACACAATTTGGTTCTGGATGGGCTTGGCTTGCAT ACAAAGCAAATAGACTTGATGTAGGAAACGCGTCAAATCCCCATCCTTCCGATGAGGACAAAAAGCTTGTAATTGTGAAAACAGCTAATGCTGTAAACCCCCTCGTTTGGGATTACTCG CCACTCCTCACTATAGATGTTTGGGAG CATGCTTACCATCTTGACTTTCGG AGTCGGCGCGCTGAGTACATATCAATCTTTATGGAGAAGCTTGTATCATGGGAAGCAGTGAGTTCTAGGCTTGAAGCAGCTAAAGCTCAAGCTGCCGAGcgggaaaaagaagaagagaggaaGAGGAGAGAGGAGGAAGAGGAATATCAAGCCGGTGATGAAGTTAGAGAGATGTATGTGGAAAGTACAGATTCTGAGGCGGAATAA
- the LOC132611167 gene encoding ATP synthase subunit delta', mitochondrial, whose protein sequence is MFRHGSRLLTRATAMTWRRPFSTELSAEHSVDSTFVEAWKKLIPNTEPPKTPSAYMNPRPATPSSIPSKLSVNFVLPYSSELSGKEVDMVIIPATTGQMGVLPGHVATIAELKPGVLSVHEGNDVTKYFVSGGFAFVHANSFADIIAIEAVPLDRIDPNLVQKGLTEFTQKLSTASTDVEKAEAQIGVDVHSALNAALTG, encoded by the exons ATGTTCCGACACGGTTCAAGACTCCTAACAAGAGCCACCGCGATGACGTGGCGCCGCCCATTTTCAACTGAGCTATCAGCTGAGCACAGCGTTGATTCCACATTTGTTGAGGCTTGGAAGAAATTAATACCTAACACCGAACCACCTAAGACTCCATCTGCGTACATGAACCCTAGGCCTGCAACACCTTCATCTATCCCTTCTAAGCTTAGTGTCAACTTTGTCCTTCCTTATTCCTCTGAACTCTCCGGTAAAGAG GTTGACATGGTTATCATCCCTGCAACTACAGGACAAATGGGTGTTTTGCCTGGGCATGTTGCGACAATTGCAGAGCTGAAGCCCGGTGTCCTATCAGTTCACGAAGGCAATGATGTGACCAAGTACTTTGTGAGTGGTGGATTTGCATTTGTTCATGCAAATTCTTTTGCAGATATAATTGCTATTGAAGCTGTGCCACTTGACCGGATCGATCCCAATTTGGTACAAAAGGGCCTCACAGAGTTTACACAGAAGCTAAGCACTGCGTCGACTGATGTAGAGAAAGCTGAGGCCCAGATTGGAGTTGATGTACACAGTGCCCTTAATGCTGCTCTGACCGGTTAA